In the genome of Hymenobacter taeanensis, one region contains:
- a CDS encoding helix-turn-helix domain-containing protein translates to MLSHGQVVRLIFGLKLRELRQERGYTPAELARACDVSVSYLNEIEKGKKYPKADKILSLSKVLEVSYDQLTSLTLSRRLEPISELLQSNLLKEFPLEMFGLDPLRIVELIADAPAKMNAFISTLFEIARNYEMRQEHFFLAALRSFQEMHDNYFEELEQDVRTFAVEHKIQHSAPFDRAQLMRVLEQNYGYTLDRTTLQEYHNLGRLRSVYQHKSRRLLLRPGLTGAQEGFVLGREVAFNYLTLRERPYVNASFPVRSFEEVLNNFKASYFAGALLMEEESLVRDLQRLFAHKKWEPTLLLELLTKYDVSPEMFMQRITNLLPRHFGLQSLFFLRFDQANSSAAFKLTKELHLSRLHNPHGNELHEHYCRRWVSLRLIAELRQQPVAGTPNFTLGAQRSRYPNGDEYLCLTLARSGAATEPAVSVTVGLLCDDTLRQKLRFLDDPAIVQKDVNETCERCTFLDCEVRAAAPVEVERRQRQRELEESVAALVNGG, encoded by the coding sequence ATGCTGAGTCACGGTCAAGTTGTCCGATTAATTTTCGGGCTGAAGCTGCGCGAGCTGCGCCAGGAGCGCGGCTATACTCCCGCTGAGCTGGCCCGCGCCTGCGACGTTTCCGTGTCGTACCTGAATGAGATTGAGAAGGGCAAGAAATACCCCAAGGCTGATAAAATTCTGAGTCTAAGCAAGGTTCTGGAAGTTAGTTACGATCAGCTGACCTCCCTAACCTTAAGCCGCCGCCTAGAGCCTATTTCGGAGCTGTTGCAGTCAAACCTGCTGAAGGAGTTCCCACTGGAGATGTTTGGGCTAGATCCACTGCGGATTGTGGAGCTGATTGCTGATGCCCCAGCCAAAATGAACGCCTTCATCAGCACCCTTTTTGAAATTGCGCGCAATTACGAAATGCGGCAGGAGCACTTCTTCCTGGCGGCGCTCCGCTCCTTTCAGGAGATGCACGACAATTACTTTGAGGAGCTGGAGCAGGATGTACGCACGTTTGCGGTGGAGCACAAAATTCAGCACTCTGCCCCCTTTGACCGCGCCCAGCTCATGCGGGTACTTGAGCAGAACTACGGCTACACCCTTGACCGCACCACCCTGCAGGAGTATCACAACCTGGGCCGTTTGCGGTCAGTGTATCAGCATAAAAGCCGGCGCCTGCTGCTGCGTCCTGGCCTTACGGGAGCCCAGGAGGGGTTTGTGCTTGGCCGCGAGGTAGCCTTTAACTACTTAACCCTACGCGAGCGGCCATATGTGAATGCCTCCTTCCCGGTGCGCTCATTTGAGGAGGTGCTCAACAACTTTAAGGCCTCTTATTTCGCGGGCGCCCTGCTCATGGAGGAAGAGTCGCTGGTGCGGGACTTGCAGCGGTTATTCGCGCATAAGAAGTGGGAGCCTACGCTATTGCTGGAGCTCCTCACGAAGTATGACGTTTCGCCGGAGATGTTCATGCAGCGAATTACCAACCTGCTGCCGCGCCACTTTGGCCTGCAGAGCCTGTTTTTCCTGCGCTTCGACCAGGCCAACTCCTCGGCGGCATTTAAACTGACCAAGGAGCTACACCTTTCGCGCCTCCACAACCCTCACGGCAACGAGCTACACGAGCACTACTGCCGGCGCTGGGTGTCTCTGCGCCTTATTGCGGAGCTCCGGCAGCAGCCCGTGGCGGGCACGCCCAACTTCACGCTGGGCGCCCAACGCTCCCGTTACCCCAACGGCGACGAATATTTGTGCCTGACGCTGGCCCGCTCCGGTGCCGCAACCGAGCCCGCCGTGAGTGTTACTGTAGGCCTGCTCTGCGATGATACCCTGCGCCAGAAGCTGCGCTTCCTCGACGACCCGGCTATTGTGCAGAAAGATGTGAATGAAACCTGCGAGCGGTGTACATTCCTTGACTGCGAAGTGCGGGCCGCGGCCCCCGTTGAAGTAGAGCGTCGGCAGCGGCAGCGGGAACTGGAAGAGTCAGTGGCTGCTTTGGTAAATGGGGGCTAA
- the gcvT gene encoding glycine cleavage system aminomethyltransferase GcvT, with the protein MAEDLKTVPLNDVHQQLGAKMVPFAGYNMPVRYSSDLDEHHTVRRAVGIFDVSHMGEFRVRGPHALDLIQRVTSNDASKLQPGKAQYSCLPNTQGGIVDDLLVYKLAEEDYLLVVNASNIDKDWDWIQQHNTQGAEMENVSDTISLFAVQGPKAIQALQSLTDTDLATIPYYSFVQGTFAGAPHVIISATGYTGAGGFELYVPNEHAKQVWDKVMEAGKPFGLKPIGLGARDTLRLEMGYCLYGNDITDETSPLEAGLGWITKFTKDFTNSASLKQQKEAGVTRKLVGFLMDGPGIPRGHYELVNEAGEKIGEVTSGTQSPSLSKGIGLGYVQTELSTPGSKIFVQVRGKNLPATVVKLPFVPGTEEA; encoded by the coding sequence ATGGCCGAAGACCTTAAAACCGTTCCGTTGAATGATGTGCACCAGCAGCTAGGTGCCAAAATGGTGCCTTTCGCGGGCTATAATATGCCTGTGCGTTACTCTTCTGACCTGGATGAGCACCACACCGTGCGCCGGGCCGTGGGTATCTTCGACGTATCGCACATGGGCGAGTTTCGGGTACGCGGCCCCCATGCCCTCGACCTGATTCAGCGCGTAACCAGCAACGACGCCAGCAAGCTGCAGCCCGGTAAAGCGCAGTACTCATGCCTGCCCAACACGCAAGGCGGTATTGTAGACGACCTGCTAGTGTACAAGCTGGCCGAGGAAGACTACCTGCTGGTGGTAAACGCCTCCAACATCGACAAAGACTGGGACTGGATTCAGCAGCACAACACCCAGGGTGCGGAGATGGAAAATGTTTCTGATACCATCAGCCTGTTTGCGGTGCAGGGGCCCAAAGCCATTCAGGCCCTGCAGAGCCTGACCGATACAGACCTTGCTACTATCCCGTACTACTCTTTTGTGCAGGGTACGTTTGCTGGCGCGCCCCATGTTATTATCTCAGCCACGGGCTACACTGGCGCTGGTGGGTTTGAGCTGTACGTGCCCAACGAACACGCCAAGCAGGTGTGGGATAAGGTGATGGAAGCCGGCAAACCATTCGGCCTGAAACCCATAGGCCTGGGTGCCCGCGACACGCTTCGCCTGGAAATGGGCTACTGTCTCTACGGCAACGACATCACCGACGAAACCTCACCCCTGGAGGCCGGACTGGGTTGGATCACGAAATTCACCAAAGACTTCACCAACTCCGCTAGCCTGAAGCAGCAGAAGGAAGCGGGTGTTACGCGCAAGTTGGTAGGCTTCCTGATGGACGGCCCCGGTATTCCGCGCGGCCATTACGAGCTGGTAAATGAAGCCGGCGAGAAGATTGGCGAAGTAACCAGCGGCACGCAGTCGCCGAGCTTGAGCAAGGGCATAGGCCTAGGCTACGTGCAAACGGAGCTGAGCACACCTGGTAGCAAAATTTTTGTGCAGGTACGGGGCAAAAACCTACCTGCCACAGTAGTGAAGCTACCCTTCGTGCCCGGCACCGAAGAAGCATAA
- a CDS encoding ribonuclease D yields the protein MPNLQYLTTAAQVQQLAETLQAAPRIAIDLEFDDMRHRYGRNLALIQLFDGQSAFLLDPLPLTNPAHDLEPLWAILRDPAVEKIFHSCKSDILLLDELYSVHVRNITDTSVQYTLLAEADNNISLGRLIQAELGIEVDKGEQKSNWLKRPLTDAQKEYAANDVIYLFELADRLSAKLAALGRTEWAEQENAALEEVRYVRDERPYMRNAGKYRIMPNELPLFRDLYMLRDQIARDLDRPPYMIFANDRLAELVRDTPRNLNDWKAARGLHPELKRTPYLDQLVALSPDNFVSRPEPPLSGEQRRFPFRRRLTGDKAAQADAREQLLTQLKNHITTDANGFVANLVLSNRLIADIVEQGAEQSLRPWQKTILRETAERHGLDYNQIAKPF from the coding sequence ATGCCTAACCTTCAATACCTGACTACTGCCGCGCAGGTGCAACAGCTTGCCGAAACGTTGCAAGCAGCCCCCCGCATTGCCATCGATCTGGAATTCGACGACATGCGTCACCGCTACGGTCGTAACCTAGCCCTCATCCAGCTATTTGACGGTCAGAGCGCTTTCTTGCTTGATCCGCTCCCGCTCACTAACCCAGCCCATGATCTGGAACCCTTATGGGCAATTTTGCGCGACCCCGCAGTAGAGAAGATCTTTCACAGCTGCAAATCTGATATCCTCCTGCTAGATGAATTGTACAGTGTGCACGTTCGTAACATCACTGATACTAGTGTGCAGTACACCCTGCTGGCCGAGGCCGATAACAATATCTCCCTGGGCCGTTTGATTCAGGCTGAGCTAGGCATTGAGGTAGATAAGGGCGAGCAAAAGTCAAACTGGCTGAAGCGCCCCCTTACCGATGCTCAGAAGGAGTACGCAGCCAATGATGTAATTTATCTGTTTGAGTTAGCCGACCGCCTCAGTGCCAAGCTGGCAGCTTTAGGCCGCACGGAGTGGGCAGAGCAGGAGAATGCCGCTTTAGAAGAGGTGCGCTACGTGCGCGACGAGCGGCCCTATATGCGCAATGCTGGTAAATACCGCATTATGCCGAATGAGCTGCCTCTGTTTCGTGACCTATATATGCTGCGCGACCAAATTGCGCGCGACCTGGACCGGCCGCCATACATGATCTTCGCCAACGACCGCCTAGCTGAGCTGGTGCGCGATACCCCGCGCAACCTTAATGACTGGAAGGCAGCGAGAGGCCTACACCCGGAACTCAAGCGTACTCCTTACCTAGACCAGCTTGTAGCACTGTCGCCCGACAACTTTGTTTCCCGGCCCGAGCCACCTCTATCTGGCGAGCAGCGCCGCTTTCCTTTCCGCCGCCGCCTTACCGGTGACAAAGCGGCCCAGGCTGATGCCCGCGAGCAATTGCTCACGCAGCTTAAAAATCACATCACCACCGATGCAAATGGGTTTGTAGCTAACCTGGTGCTTTCAAACCGCCTCATTGCAGATATAGTAGAGCAAGGCGCTGAGCAGTCGTTGCGGCCGTGGCAGAAGACCATTCTGCGCGAAACTGCTGAGCGGCATGGCCTAGATTACAACCAGATTGCCAAGCCGTTCTAG
- a CDS encoding CZB domain-containing protein — MNDELKQDFDSALIKHLSFKSKLRSSLYGSSTNQAPIRDPNVCSFGQWVNTRVLKEYAHLPISRELNRVHIQMHQVANRLLDLSQQGQQDEAIAGLAEVDQIADHITQLLRTMQQQLRTGR, encoded by the coding sequence ATGAACGACGAGCTCAAACAGGATTTTGATTCCGCTCTGATAAAGCATCTGTCATTCAAGTCCAAGTTGCGCTCCTCGCTTTACGGCAGTAGCACAAACCAAGCGCCAATCCGTGACCCAAACGTCTGCAGCTTCGGTCAGTGGGTTAATACCCGGGTATTGAAAGAGTACGCCCACCTCCCTATTAGCCGGGAGCTCAACCGAGTACACATTCAGATGCACCAGGTTGCCAACCGTTTGCTTGATCTCTCACAACAGGGCCAGCAAGACGAGGCCATTGCCGGCTTGGCAGAAGTTGATCAGATTGCTGATCATATAACTCAACTATTGCGTACGATGCAGCAACAGCTCCGCACGGGGCGCTAG
- a CDS encoding 2-phosphosulfolactate phosphatase encodes MPSLDICFSPELLPLYDLNGRVAVVVDILRASSSIVTALAQGVTHLVPFSELEPCREMASQGYLTAAERDGRQAENVDLGNSPFGYLDGMVPVRGRSVAITTTNGTRALHLSAAAEHVVLGAFLNLGAVADFVRRQQQDVVVVCAGWKGKFCLEDTLFGGALAQRLAQEFDVTSSDATLAALDLWQAAQPDVAAYLLKSAHVRRLNSLESHKDMAFCVQQDTYDLVPVFRDGRIVVA; translated from the coding sequence ATGCCTTCCCTCGATATTTGTTTTTCCCCGGAGCTGCTGCCCCTGTATGACCTGAACGGCCGGGTGGCGGTGGTAGTGGATATACTGCGGGCCTCCTCTTCCATCGTAACCGCGCTAGCCCAGGGGGTCACGCATCTGGTGCCGTTCAGTGAGCTGGAGCCGTGCCGGGAAATGGCGAGCCAAGGCTACCTCACAGCCGCTGAGCGCGACGGGCGGCAGGCTGAAAACGTAGATTTGGGCAACTCGCCTTTTGGCTATTTAGATGGCATGGTGCCCGTACGGGGCCGCAGCGTGGCCATTACCACTACTAATGGTACCCGCGCTCTGCACCTATCCGCCGCCGCCGAGCATGTGGTGCTGGGGGCATTCCTAAACTTAGGCGCAGTAGCTGATTTTGTGCGGCGGCAGCAGCAAGATGTAGTGGTAGTGTGCGCGGGCTGGAAGGGTAAGTTCTGCCTCGAAGACACCCTGTTTGGGGGCGCATTGGCCCAACGGCTGGCGCAGGAATTTGACGTAACTAGCTCCGATGCCACACTGGCGGCCCTGGATCTCTGGCAAGCCGCCCAACCCGATGTAGCTGCCTACTTACTGAAGTCGGCGCACGTGCGACGCCTCAACAGCCTAGAGTCACATAAAGACATGGCGTTCTGTGTACAGCAAGACACCTACGACCTGGTACCGGTATTCCGGGACGGGCGTATTGTAGTGGCCTAG
- the mltG gene encoding endolytic transglycosylase MltG gives MKKSFFARWGWPTLAVILLLALTAAASAWYVLWKPNVKPSAFGPAYLYIRTGSGFAAVQDSLRKYELLRNPGTFEWLARKRDYPNHVRPGRYLLAPDLSNSALLEKLAQGQQDTVAFVLDAFKYKPQLARQIARQLEADSVGLRRLLQDNAFLQRQYQLDTTTILTLFLPGPYRLFWNTSARQFLDSAAATHRRFWTPLRRQRADSLRLSPTEVHVLASIVQRETAKKEDKPVIAGVYLNRLRRGMRLQADPTLLWAIGNFGVKRVLNKDKLVDSPYNTYKHKGLPPGPITSANRQSLDAVLKPAAHQYLFFCARPDHSGYSDFAETFAEHKQNARRYQHMLDSMRILR, from the coding sequence GTGAAGAAATCATTTTTTGCGCGTTGGGGATGGCCTACCCTTGCCGTAATCCTGCTGCTGGCATTAACAGCGGCAGCTAGTGCGTGGTATGTGCTTTGGAAGCCCAACGTGAAGCCGTCTGCCTTTGGCCCTGCCTATTTATATATCCGGACGGGCAGTGGCTTCGCGGCCGTGCAAGACTCTTTGCGCAAGTATGAGCTACTCCGTAACCCCGGCACGTTTGAGTGGCTGGCCCGGAAGCGTGATTATCCTAACCACGTTCGTCCGGGGCGCTATCTGCTGGCACCAGATCTAAGTAATTCTGCGCTGCTGGAAAAGCTGGCGCAAGGGCAGCAGGATACAGTAGCGTTTGTACTAGATGCGTTTAAATACAAGCCGCAGCTCGCCCGCCAGATAGCACGCCAGTTAGAAGCTGATTCCGTTGGCCTACGCCGCTTACTACAGGATAATGCTTTCCTGCAGCGCCAGTACCAGCTAGATACTACCACTATTCTCACCCTGTTTTTGCCGGGGCCTTACCGCTTGTTCTGGAACACCTCAGCGCGGCAGTTTCTTGATTCGGCGGCGGCTACGCACCGGCGGTTCTGGACTCCACTGCGTCGGCAGCGCGCCGACTCGCTTCGGCTTTCGCCCACCGAGGTGCACGTGCTGGCCAGCATTGTGCAGCGAGAAACAGCTAAGAAAGAAGACAAACCTGTTATTGCGGGCGTGTACCTGAACCGCCTGCGCCGCGGCATGCGCCTGCAGGCCGACCCCACCCTGCTCTGGGCCATTGGCAATTTCGGAGTGAAGCGAGTTCTGAACAAGGATAAGCTCGTAGACTCGCCTTACAATACCTACAAGCACAAAGGCCTGCCTCCGGGCCCCATTACCTCCGCCAACCGGCAGAGCCTGGATGCCGTGCTAAAGCCAGCCGCCCACCAGTACCTGTTCTTCTGTGCCCGCCCCGACCACAGTGGCTACTCCGACTTTGCCGAGACCTTTGCGGAGCACAAGCAAAACGCCCGCCGGTACCAGCACATGCTGGACAGCATGCGTATTCTGCGCTAG
- the dtd gene encoding D-aminoacyl-tRNA deacylase: protein MRTVIQRVRHASVTVEGRITGQIGPGLLVLAGFAPTDDTRSLDWMARKIVQLRIFSDEEGKMNRSVQDVSEQVLVVSQFTLLADARKGNRPSYIGAAPPPIAIPLYEQFVGMLEQLLGQPVPTGEFGADMQVELLNDGPVTIVLDSPE, encoded by the coding sequence ATGCGTACTGTAATTCAGCGCGTCCGGCACGCCAGTGTAACCGTGGAAGGCCGCATAACCGGACAAATAGGCCCAGGCCTGCTGGTGCTGGCGGGCTTCGCCCCTACTGATGATACCCGCAGCCTCGACTGGATGGCCCGCAAGATTGTGCAGCTGCGGATTTTCTCTGATGAGGAGGGCAAAATGAACCGCTCGGTGCAGGATGTAAGCGAGCAAGTGCTGGTAGTAAGCCAGTTCACGCTGCTGGCTGACGCCCGCAAAGGCAACCGCCCCAGCTACATTGGAGCGGCCCCGCCGCCCATTGCTATTCCCCTATATGAGCAATTTGTGGGGATGCTTGAGCAGTTGCTAGGCCAGCCGGTTCCTACCGGTGAGTTTGGGGCCGATATGCAAGTGGAGCTTCTCAATGACGGCCCCGTTACCATCGTGCTTGACTCCCCGGAGTAA
- a CDS encoding response regulator, whose product MTSDASQPSILLVEDDQMDIMNVQRELRKHNINVPLHVARNGREALSLLRGEDGKEQIPRPNVVMLDINMPRMNGLELLQILRSDPDFVGLNVFITTTSDLETERFKAQELAVSGYIIKPLSFDKFGEGGTTVDGFSLFLDLLRLKD is encoded by the coding sequence ATGACCAGCGACGCTTCCCAACCCAGCATTTTGCTCGTCGAAGACGATCAGATGGATATAATGAATGTGCAACGCGAGTTGCGTAAGCACAACATCAATGTGCCTTTACACGTGGCCCGCAATGGCAGAGAAGCCCTTAGCCTCCTCCGTGGAGAGGATGGTAAAGAGCAAATTCCCAGACCCAATGTGGTCATGCTTGACATCAATATGCCCCGCATGAATGGACTGGAGCTGCTTCAGATTCTGCGCTCCGACCCCGACTTCGTAGGCCTCAACGTATTTATCACTACTACTTCTGACCTGGAAACTGAACGCTTCAAGGCCCAGGAGCTAGCCGTAAGCGGATACATTATCAAGCCCCTCAGCTTTGATAAATTTGGCGAGGGTGGCACTACGGTTGATGGCTTCAGCCTTTTCCTTGATCTGCTCCGCTTAAAAGATTAA
- a CDS encoding sensor histidine kinase, translating into MKLRISTKLFAGFVAISVLFAAVVVINYQLSRKVLRNSQRVERSQRITGEATTLLRNVIDMESGFRGYMLIGNEVLLEYYYEGERNLLGRFAELRDELTINTPQYNRLLRAQQLYQQWTAFSHLLISEKREALRRNPNQIALEELEHRNLSSGLTGKVLMDQIRVVFTAFEQEENRMRLAQRQKLQESIRETRVLSVSITLATIFLGLLYASYLVRQLSHRISGMVTLSRRIAGGDYATTVLDTEQDELTELADSLNIMSNTIDGTITQLERRNQELDQFAYVVSHDLKAPLRGIETASRWIEEDMGQELPEHIREFLLLMRTRVYRMENLISGILELARVGRTKQDEERVNVRELLQEILDSLAPPPGFTIELPSYLPTLVTNRVQLQQVFSNLISNALKYHHHPETGILRIGCREERGQFQFSVQDNGPGIAPEYHERIFVIFQTLTERDTLESTGVGLAIVKKIVERRGGTIRVESAEGQGATFLFTWPKEKPRRPEPRSDDTGIPLVNAQSRV; encoded by the coding sequence ATGAAGCTTCGGATTTCAACTAAACTATTTGCTGGTTTTGTGGCCATTTCGGTGCTTTTCGCCGCCGTAGTGGTCATTAATTATCAGCTCTCCCGCAAAGTACTGCGCAACTCGCAGCGCGTAGAACGCTCCCAGCGCATTACCGGTGAGGCTACCACTCTGCTGCGCAATGTCATTGACATGGAATCGGGGTTCCGAGGGTACATGCTCATTGGTAATGAGGTGCTCTTGGAGTATTACTATGAAGGGGAACGAAACTTATTAGGCCGGTTTGCGGAGCTCCGCGATGAGCTCACAATTAATACCCCGCAGTACAACCGCCTACTGCGGGCGCAACAGCTCTATCAGCAATGGACGGCTTTTTCCCACCTGCTGATCAGTGAAAAGCGGGAGGCGTTGCGTCGCAATCCCAACCAAATAGCGCTGGAAGAGCTAGAGCACCGCAACCTTTCATCGGGGCTGACGGGCAAAGTGCTCATGGACCAGATTAGGGTGGTGTTTACGGCTTTTGAGCAGGAGGAAAACCGCATGCGCCTGGCGCAGCGGCAAAAACTGCAGGAGAGTATTCGGGAAACCCGCGTGCTGTCGGTGAGCATTACCCTGGCTACCATTTTCCTGGGCCTGTTGTATGCGTCTTACCTGGTGCGGCAGCTCTCCCACCGTATCAGCGGCATGGTAACCCTCTCCCGCCGTATTGCCGGTGGCGACTACGCCACCACAGTCCTGGACACCGAACAGGATGAGCTCACCGAGCTGGCCGACTCGCTCAACATCATGTCAAATACTATTGATGGTACCATCACGCAGCTGGAGCGCCGCAACCAGGAGCTGGATCAGTTTGCCTACGTAGTTTCTCATGACCTGAAAGCCCCTCTGCGGGGCATTGAAACTGCTTCCCGCTGGATTGAGGAAGACATGGGGCAAGAGCTGCCAGAGCACATCCGGGAGTTTTTGCTGCTGATGCGCACCAGGGTGTACCGCATGGAAAACCTCATTAGTGGTATTCTGGAGCTGGCCCGCGTAGGCCGCACCAAGCAGGACGAAGAACGCGTGAACGTGCGAGAATTGCTCCAGGAAATCCTCGACTCGCTGGCACCGCCGCCAGGCTTTACCATTGAGCTACCCAGCTACCTGCCTACTCTCGTTACCAACCGCGTGCAGTTGCAACAGGTATTCAGTAACCTCATCAGCAACGCGCTCAAGTACCATCATCATCCGGAAACCGGAATACTCCGGATTGGCTGCCGTGAAGAGCGCGGCCAGTTCCAGTTTTCGGTGCAAGACAATGGTCCCGGTATTGCCCCGGAATATCACGAGCGGATTTTTGTCATTTTCCAGACTCTTACCGAGCGAGACACCCTGGAAAGCACAGGCGTAGGCCTGGCCATCGTGAAGAAAATTGTAGAGCGCCGGGGTGGTACCATTCGCGTAGAATCGGCTGAGGGTCAGGGGGCCACTTTCCTGTTCACCTGGCCGAAGGAGAAGCCCCGCCGCCCCGAACCACGCTCTGATGATACCGGAATACCGCTTGTAAATGCCCAAAGTCGAGTATAG
- a CDS encoding nucleotide pyrophosphohydrolase, protein MTIEEAQQTVDQWIQTTGVRYFNELTNMAMLTEEVGEVARIIARQYGEQSFKESDKDKVLADELADVLFVVICLANQTGVNLTEALQRNLEKKTKRDADRHRQNEKLF, encoded by the coding sequence ATGACTATCGAAGAAGCCCAGCAAACCGTTGATCAGTGGATTCAAACCACCGGCGTCCGATACTTTAATGAGCTCACTAATATGGCTATGCTCACCGAAGAGGTTGGGGAGGTGGCCCGCATCATTGCTCGTCAGTACGGTGAGCAGTCGTTCAAAGAATCAGACAAAGACAAAGTCTTGGCTGATGAGCTGGCAGACGTCCTTTTCGTAGTGATTTGCCTGGCTAACCAAACCGGCGTCAATCTGACAGAAGCGCTACAGCGCAACCTGGAAAAGAAAACCAAACGCGACGCCGACCGCCACCGCCAAAACGAAAAGCTGTTCTAG